In Amycolatopsis sp. EV170708-02-1, the following are encoded in one genomic region:
- a CDS encoding helix-turn-helix transcriptional regulator produces the protein MNALLDKPGIIHPGARRLLDEVTTAPEAPVRVAVVAPGGHGKTHLLGLLGRRYADAGIEALLIDDADQLDDDEIAKIKARAEETTAPVVLAFRTAARTKALRALADSFGRSVPLGAFGVDDVRRLVEYAGGDAATAAEVHARTGGVPGLVVRAVTGRLADFRGELEQLDDDVHRYLIAAEAGAGRNLDLLAALLNRDREGLPEIFDSARATGLLGEDDVLLPIAAEAIRAWGSPGRRLTVLQRLVELQLRDGLPVLDLARSLLGTGSSGASAAAAFEAAAREAMPDDTKLAARFYEAASEAGGRGAALTVGWAHASALAGDLDTALRLGDGMLGSTSDTDARAAGAEVAATVLAHRGELAHSAELYQWSGRAASKAFAAIALLGTGKLEAARGVLETPEVPTLFAGAASRMARAITDSVSGCGAETLSALLGAASMLESAGAPAPLPDSPAALAALVGLHSGELALAESVLSRAENGRIGGDLLAKRHRLLLGWVAMTAGDLKTAAEALMPPDGLEARDELFAATLQLGLARRASDLPGLQRSWDRAYQASMRQQPDLYSLLPLGELAIAAARGGASAKLAGQLERAHAVLDALGNPPLWTATLRWHELHAAITVEDHASAGEHLAALTDFASCGRYPAALAAAATGWLAVLTGNFDPESITASASELHELGLCWDASRLAGQAAIRTSDRKAMVQLLEAARQFQGRAPEPVAATGLNALSERELEVARLVVGGLTYKQAGSELFISGKTVEHHMARIRGKLGAGDRRELLAMLRELLAAGEG, from the coding sequence TTGAACGCACTGCTCGACAAGCCCGGCATCATCCATCCGGGTGCCCGGCGCCTGCTCGACGAGGTGACCACCGCTCCGGAAGCCCCGGTGCGGGTCGCCGTCGTCGCCCCCGGCGGGCACGGCAAGACGCATCTGCTCGGCCTGCTCGGACGTCGCTACGCGGACGCCGGGATCGAGGCCCTGCTGATCGACGACGCCGACCAGCTCGACGACGACGAGATCGCGAAGATCAAAGCGCGAGCGGAGGAAACGACGGCGCCCGTCGTCCTCGCCTTCCGGACCGCAGCACGGACGAAAGCGCTGCGCGCGCTCGCCGATTCCTTCGGCAGGTCGGTGCCCTTGGGGGCTTTCGGCGTCGACGACGTCCGGCGGCTCGTCGAGTACGCCGGCGGCGACGCGGCCACCGCGGCGGAGGTCCACGCCAGAACCGGTGGTGTGCCGGGACTCGTGGTGCGCGCGGTCACCGGACGGCTCGCGGACTTCCGCGGCGAACTGGAACAGCTGGACGACGACGTGCACCGCTACCTGATCGCGGCGGAAGCGGGCGCCGGCCGGAATCTCGATCTTCTGGCCGCGCTCCTGAACCGGGATCGCGAAGGTCTGCCCGAGATCTTCGACAGCGCCAGGGCGACCGGTCTCCTCGGCGAGGACGACGTCCTGCTGCCGATCGCGGCCGAAGCCATCCGGGCCTGGGGTTCGCCGGGGCGACGGCTGACGGTGCTGCAGCGGCTGGTGGAACTCCAGCTCCGGGACGGGCTTCCGGTGCTGGACCTCGCCCGGTCGTTGCTGGGAACGGGAAGTTCGGGCGCGAGCGCGGCGGCGGCCTTCGAAGCGGCCGCACGCGAGGCGATGCCCGACGACACGAAACTCGCGGCGCGGTTCTACGAGGCCGCGTCCGAGGCCGGTGGGCGCGGCGCGGCGCTCACCGTCGGCTGGGCGCACGCCTCGGCGCTGGCCGGGGACCTCGACACCGCATTGCGGCTCGGTGACGGCATGCTCGGCAGCACGTCGGACACGGACGCCAGGGCCGCGGGCGCCGAAGTGGCCGCTACCGTGCTGGCGCATCGCGGCGAACTGGCGCACAGTGCCGAGCTGTACCAATGGTCCGGGCGGGCGGCGTCGAAGGCGTTCGCCGCGATCGCGTTGCTGGGCACCGGAAAACTCGAGGCCGCCCGGGGTGTGCTGGAAACCCCCGAGGTCCCGACCCTGTTCGCCGGAGCCGCCTCGCGGATGGCACGGGCGATCACCGACTCCGTGTCGGGTTGCGGCGCCGAGACCCTGTCCGCACTGCTGGGCGCGGCTTCGATGCTGGAATCGGCGGGCGCTCCGGCTCCGCTCCCGGACAGCCCGGCGGCCCTGGCGGCGTTGGTGGGCCTGCATTCCGGCGAACTCGCACTGGCCGAGTCGGTGTTGAGCCGCGCGGAGAACGGCCGGATCGGTGGCGACCTGCTCGCGAAGCGGCACCGGCTGCTGCTCGGCTGGGTCGCGATGACCGCGGGCGACCTCAAAACGGCCGCCGAGGCCCTGATGCCGCCGGACGGCCTCGAAGCGCGCGACGAACTCTTCGCCGCCACCCTGCAGCTGGGCCTGGCACGGCGCGCGAGCGATCTTCCCGGCCTGCAACGCTCCTGGGACCGGGCGTATCAGGCTTCGATGCGCCAGCAGCCGGACCTGTATTCGCTGCTACCACTGGGAGAACTCGCGATCGCGGCCGCACGGGGCGGTGCGAGCGCCAAACTGGCCGGACAGCTGGAGCGGGCACACGCCGTGCTCGACGCGCTCGGCAATCCTCCACTGTGGACAGCCACCCTGCGCTGGCACGAACTGCACGCCGCCATCACCGTCGAGGACCACGCGTCGGCCGGGGAACATCTGGCCGCGTTGACCGATTTCGCTTCCTGCGGCCGCTATCCCGCGGCCCTCGCCGCCGCCGCGACCGGCTGGCTCGCGGTCTTGACCGGAAACTTCGATCCGGAATCGATCACCGCGTCCGCGTCGGAACTGCACGAACTCGGGCTGTGCTGGGACGCTTCCCGGCTGGCCGGGCAGGCGGCGATCCGGACCTCCGACCGGAAGGCGATGGTCCAGCTGCTCGAAGCGGCCCGGCAGTTCCAAGGCCGGGCGCCGGAGCCCGTCGCGGCCACCGGGTTGAACGCCTTGAGCGAACGGGAACTGGAAGTCGCCCGCCTCGTCGTCGGCGGGCTGACGTACAAGCAGGCCGGGAGCGAACTGTTCATCTCGGGGAAGACCGTGGAACACCATATGGCGCGGATCCGGGGGAAACTCGGGGCCGGGGACCGGCGGGAGCTGCTGGCGATGCTGCGCGAACTGCTCGCGGCGGGCGAAGGTTGA
- a CDS encoding AraC family transcriptional regulator → MLSTGAPPDWTKMDIAVPRRSDRLPGVSMAGFRQRVPVPVDIAMVAHPSVTLLIDLSEGEGIVCDSRGRHERGSVVIGLAPGDLRAGGRVGECLQIRLEPDVAAAVFDAAPDLGGTMAPLADVWGRDAGRFEDRLRAAASWDERFTIAAEVLGRRLRARPPVEPEVAHTWRRTLTSRGRVQVDSLAGEVGWDRKRLWSRFRSQLGISPKRAIRLVRFDHAAHLLANGHAAAGVAAESGYVDQSHLHREVKAFTGLTPSIVAVAPWLAIDDVAWPRR, encoded by the coding sequence ATGTTGTCGACCGGGGCACCACCGGACTGGACGAAGATGGACATCGCGGTCCCGCGCCGGTCGGATCGGCTGCCGGGCGTCAGCATGGCCGGGTTCCGCCAGCGTGTCCCGGTCCCCGTGGACATCGCCATGGTCGCGCACCCCTCCGTCACCCTGCTCATCGACCTGAGCGAGGGAGAAGGCATCGTCTGCGACAGCCGCGGCCGGCACGAGCGGGGCAGCGTTGTCATCGGGCTCGCGCCCGGCGATCTGCGGGCAGGTGGCCGTGTGGGCGAATGTCTTCAGATCCGGCTGGAGCCGGACGTGGCGGCCGCGGTGTTCGACGCGGCACCCGATCTCGGCGGGACGATGGCGCCCTTGGCGGACGTCTGGGGACGCGACGCCGGACGGTTCGAGGACAGGTTGCGCGCCGCCGCGTCGTGGGACGAACGGTTCACCATCGCGGCCGAGGTCCTCGGCCGGCGGCTGCGCGCCCGCCCGCCGGTCGAACCGGAGGTCGCCCACACCTGGCGGCGGACGCTCACCAGCCGAGGGCGGGTACAGGTCGACAGCCTGGCAGGCGAGGTCGGCTGGGACCGCAAGCGCCTGTGGTCCCGCTTCCGGTCCCAGCTCGGAATCAGCCCCAAACGCGCCATCCGGCTGGTGCGGTTCGACCACGCCGCCCACCTCCTCGCGAACGGTCATGCGGCCGCCGGTGTCGCCGCCGAGAGCGGCTACGTCGACCAGTCGCACCTCCACCGTGAGGTCAAGGCGTTCACCGGGCTCACGCCGTCGATCGTGGCCGTCGCGCCTTGGCTCGCCATCGACGACGTCGCGTGGCCGCGTCGTTGA
- a CDS encoding alpha/beta fold hydrolase, with protein MSENGVEHSHGMHVVHDGPREAPPLVLIHGSGASGASWSPVVPALARHHHVIRVDLPGCGQSPPPPSYEVPGQASRVAAVLDDLGLRDVAVVGHSSGGYVTTALAEQRPDLVRSVALISCGPHLDALLPQPLILRLLLGPPFGRLIWPRRSDAMIRKGILATTARPVDLPDETVADFKRTSYHAFRSLSRSNVAYLAERGVADRLAALTVPVLAIFGAADPRWDPSSVHRYEAVPNARIELLSGVGHLPMFEAPETTGELLLDWTSRQRIGGTPPLAADA; from the coding sequence ATGAGCGAGAACGGTGTTGAGCATTCGCACGGGATGCACGTGGTGCACGACGGCCCGCGGGAGGCGCCGCCGCTGGTGCTCATTCACGGATCTGGCGCCTCGGGTGCCTCGTGGAGCCCGGTGGTCCCGGCACTTGCCCGTCACCACCACGTCATCCGGGTCGACCTCCCGGGCTGCGGCCAGTCACCGCCCCCGCCGTCGTACGAGGTGCCCGGGCAGGCGAGCCGGGTGGCCGCGGTTCTCGACGACCTCGGCCTGCGTGACGTCGCCGTCGTCGGGCACTCCAGTGGTGGCTATGTCACCACCGCCCTTGCCGAACAGCGCCCCGACCTGGTGCGGTCGGTCGCGCTGATCAGCTGCGGCCCGCATCTCGACGCGCTGCTTCCCCAGCCGTTGATCCTTCGGCTCCTGCTGGGGCCGCCGTTCGGCCGGCTGATCTGGCCGAGGCGTTCGGACGCCATGATCCGGAAGGGAATTTTGGCAACGACCGCTCGCCCAGTAGACCTGCCCGACGAAACGGTCGCCGATTTCAAGCGCACCTCGTACCACGCGTTCAGGTCGCTTTCGCGCAGCAATGTCGCCTACCTCGCCGAGCGCGGCGTGGCCGATCGTCTCGCCGCCCTCACCGTCCCGGTACTGGCGATCTTCGGCGCTGCCGATCCCCGCTGGGACCCGTCGTCGGTGCACCGGTACGAGGCGGTCCCCAACGCGCGGATCGAGCTGCTGTCCGGCGTCGGGCACCTCCCCATGTTCGAAGCACCCGAGACGACCGGCGAACTGCTGCTGGACTGGACTTCGCGGCAGCGGATCGGCGGCACCCCGCCTCTGGCCGCCGATGCCTAG
- a CDS encoding HNH endonuclease signature motif containing protein produces the protein MTEEVALRFSVTHNHAYLLVETSCALVSRLPNTLAALDRGDIDLYKASKVMQLTREVSDEVAAQVDAWLIDRLANRDPGAIRGSVRHAVQKFDPDGYRERAAKKRALRHISLTHEDETMSTLSGHLPTEVASSIYASMSRTAKARRNKDKSRTLDQHRADIFAERLLAEDGHGRPRAHIHVYVDFLTLVGARDDPATLAGYGPIPDWLVREIASAPESTWSRLITDPATGQLLEAGGDKYRSPASLARLIKARDRECTQPGCHLPAEASEIDHIVARARGGKTNHHNCHIHCKNHNLLKEEPGWSAVPTGDGGMIITTPSGHTYETTPESFHEPRTGPEDDEAET, from the coding sequence GTGACCGAGGAGGTCGCCTTGCGCTTCTCGGTCACCCACAATCACGCGTACCTGCTCGTCGAGACCTCGTGCGCGCTGGTCTCCCGCCTGCCGAACACACTGGCGGCGCTGGATCGTGGCGATATCGACCTGTACAAGGCTTCCAAGGTCATGCAGCTGACCAGGGAAGTGTCGGACGAAGTCGCGGCACAGGTCGACGCCTGGCTGATCGATCGTCTCGCCAATCGTGATCCCGGCGCGATCCGGGGCTCGGTGAGACACGCCGTGCAGAAATTCGATCCCGACGGCTATCGCGAACGAGCGGCCAAGAAACGCGCGTTGCGGCATATCTCGTTGACACATGAAGACGAGACCATGTCCACGCTTTCCGGCCATCTTCCCACGGAAGTCGCCAGTTCCATCTACGCCTCGATGAGCCGGACCGCGAAAGCCCGGCGGAACAAGGACAAATCCCGGACGCTCGACCAACATCGCGCCGACATCTTCGCCGAACGCCTCTTGGCCGAGGACGGGCACGGCAGGCCGCGTGCCCATATCCACGTCTATGTCGATTTCTTGACACTCGTCGGCGCGCGCGATGATCCCGCGACACTCGCCGGGTACGGGCCCATCCCCGACTGGCTGGTCCGCGAAATCGCCTCCGCCCCCGAGTCGACCTGGTCTCGCCTGATCACCGACCCCGCCACGGGTCAACTGCTCGAAGCGGGCGGCGACAAGTACCGATCACCGGCGTCCTTGGCCCGCTTGATCAAGGCGAGGGATCGCGAGTGCACACAACCGGGCTGTCATCTGCCGGCCGAGGCCTCCGAGATCGACCATATCGTCGCGCGGGCCCGCGGTGGAAAGACCAATCATCACAACTGTCACATCCACTGCAAGAACCACAACCTGCTCAAAGAGGAGCCCGGCTGGTCGGCCGTGCCCACCGGCGACGGCGGCATGATCATCACCACGCCGAGCGGCCATACCTACGAGACAACGCCAGAGTCGTTCCACGAACCACGCACAGGGCCTGAGGATGACGAAGCAGAGACCTGA
- a CDS encoding HEAT repeat domain-containing protein, producing MIFERRKSVAEALQETLESRGHDVGVLVDALVRVDKSGDASEITAAFATITETPALVVTLDVYCRYQRALVDAGHRLMTGEAGPLTTAIAASHGNGRVRELAVTRMLANPRPEMLPFLLVRMTDWASPVRDVARLGVVRLLHDDPSTYLRPAAETMLHLRRRRRGGFGVQQLYAAAYDAPVAVLEQLMCSANSAVPRFVLEVRTRRGDLKIDELVRLALTNSDKGVRARAGEAVAREAVWTGRVDVLRKLAACRYGEVRISALTGLARLGHWEEIAGLLDDSSTLIRALARDAARRKGVDAVDWYRSAVSGANPSLGAIAGLAESGREEDGQLLYPLLRHPAARVRAQAVGALRILDAVPVDSVRSMVEDPSRRVVRAALKALGTRA from the coding sequence GTGATCTTCGAGAGAAGGAAGTCTGTGGCCGAGGCGCTCCAGGAAACTCTGGAGAGCCGGGGACACGATGTCGGCGTGCTCGTCGATGCGCTCGTGCGCGTCGACAAGTCCGGCGACGCCTCCGAAATCACGGCCGCCTTCGCGACGATCACCGAGACACCGGCACTCGTCGTGACGCTCGACGTGTACTGCCGGTATCAGCGGGCCTTGGTCGACGCCGGTCACCGGCTCATGACAGGTGAGGCCGGGCCGTTGACGACGGCGATCGCCGCTTCGCACGGCAACGGCCGGGTCCGGGAGCTGGCGGTCACGAGGATGCTGGCGAATCCGCGCCCGGAGATGCTTCCGTTCCTCCTGGTGCGCATGACGGACTGGGCGTCGCCGGTCCGTGACGTCGCCCGCCTGGGTGTCGTCCGGCTGCTGCACGATGATCCGTCGACCTATTTGCGGCCCGCCGCCGAAACGATGCTTCACCTGCGACGCCGTCGTCGCGGGGGCTTCGGCGTGCAGCAGCTGTACGCGGCCGCTTACGACGCCCCCGTGGCGGTGCTCGAACAGCTGATGTGCTCGGCGAACTCCGCGGTGCCGAGGTTCGTGCTCGAGGTCAGGACTCGGCGTGGCGATCTCAAAATCGACGAACTGGTTCGGCTTGCCCTGACGAACTCCGACAAGGGCGTCCGCGCCCGAGCCGGTGAGGCCGTCGCCCGCGAAGCCGTGTGGACCGGTCGGGTGGACGTCCTGCGCAAGCTGGCCGCCTGCCGCTATGGCGAAGTGCGGATCAGCGCGCTGACCGGACTCGCGCGCCTCGGCCACTGGGAGGAAATCGCCGGCCTGCTGGACGACAGTTCCACGCTGATCCGTGCGCTCGCACGGGATGCCGCCCGGCGTAAAGGTGTCGACGCTGTCGACTGGTACCGGTCGGCTGTTTCCGGTGCGAACCCTTCTCTCGGCGCCATCGCGGGGCTCGCCGAGTCGGGGCGGGAAGAGGACGGGCAACTGCTGTACCCGTTGCTGAGGCACCCCGCGGCCAGGGTTCGAGCGCAAGCCGTTGGGGCACTTCGGATTCTTGATGCCGTCCCGGTCGATTCGGTGAGGTCGATGGTCGAGGATCCTTCGCGCCGCGTGGTCAGGGCGGCCTTGAAGGCGTTGGGGACACGGGCCTGA
- a CDS encoding M20/M25/M40 family metallo-hydrolase codes for MAEERSRRVFLSTSAALSAAALSSTALSPAAAAEVPAGAEKPGERLTPQRPDAELRAILREIDEHRIEATVRRLAAFGTRHTLSSQTDPVRGIGAARDWILAEMTKSAERSGGRMTVQLQSYLQQPAPPRIPVATTITNVVATLRGSTTPERVYVVSGHYDSRCSDPLDATKDAPGADDDASGVAVAMELARVLATRRPAATIVFAAVAGEEQGLFGARHMATLFKTAGTNVQAMFTNDIVGSSRADDGTRDPRTIRLFAEGVPTSETPAQADIRRAVGGENDSPSRQLARFVRSVAENDATGMTVRVIYRRDRYLRGGDHIPFLEQGYPAARFTEPHEDYAHQHQDVRVENGKRFGDLPEFCDFPFIARVARVNAATMWSLATAPGTPEDVRIRTNRLTNETDLVWRRGTDPDLAGYEVVWRETTAADWAHAVRVGDTTEAKVDLSKDNVFFGVRAVGKNGHRGPVAFPTPLS; via the coding sequence ATGGCTGAGGAAAGGTCCAGACGAGTTTTCCTGTCCACGTCGGCCGCGCTCTCGGCGGCCGCCCTGTCATCGACGGCTCTCTCACCGGCCGCGGCCGCCGAGGTCCCGGCAGGCGCCGAGAAACCCGGCGAACGCCTCACCCCGCAACGACCCGACGCGGAACTCCGGGCGATCCTCCGGGAGATAGACGAACACCGCATCGAGGCCACCGTACGCAGACTCGCGGCCTTCGGAACCCGGCACACGTTGTCGTCGCAAACCGATCCCGTCCGGGGAATCGGCGCCGCCCGCGACTGGATCCTCGCGGAGATGACGAAATCCGCGGAAAGGTCCGGCGGCCGGATGACGGTCCAGCTGCAGTCGTATCTGCAGCAGCCCGCTCCGCCCCGGATCCCGGTCGCGACCACGATCACCAACGTCGTCGCCACCTTGCGCGGCTCCACGACCCCGGAGCGGGTCTATGTCGTGTCAGGCCACTACGACTCTCGGTGTTCGGATCCACTCGACGCGACGAAGGACGCGCCGGGCGCCGACGACGACGCCTCCGGAGTGGCCGTCGCGATGGAGCTTGCCCGGGTGCTCGCCACTCGCCGTCCGGCCGCGACCATCGTGTTCGCCGCGGTCGCCGGTGAGGAGCAAGGCCTGTTCGGCGCGCGGCACATGGCCACACTGTTCAAGACGGCGGGCACGAACGTGCAGGCGATGTTCACCAACGACATCGTCGGTTCGAGCCGGGCGGACGACGGGACGCGGGACCCGCGCACGATCCGGTTGTTCGCCGAGGGCGTGCCGACGTCGGAAACGCCGGCGCAGGCCGACATCCGGCGCGCGGTCGGCGGGGAGAACGATTCGCCCTCCCGTCAGCTGGCGCGGTTCGTGCGCTCGGTCGCGGAGAACGACGCGACCGGCATGACCGTGCGGGTCATCTACCGGCGTGACCGTTACCTCCGGGGCGGCGACCACATCCCGTTCCTGGAGCAGGGATATCCGGCCGCACGGTTCACCGAACCGCACGAGGACTACGCCCATCAGCACCAGGACGTCCGGGTGGAGAACGGCAAGCGGTTCGGCGATCTGCCCGAGTTCTGCGACTTCCCGTTCATCGCCAGGGTCGCGAGGGTGAACGCCGCGACGATGTGGTCGCTGGCGACCGCACCCGGCACCCCCGAAGACGTCCGGATCAGGACGAACCGGCTGACCAACGAGACGGATCTGGTGTGGCGGCGCGGAACAGACCCGGACCTCGCCGGCTACGAGGTCGTCTGGCGGGAGACGACGGCGGCCGATTGGGCGCATGCCGTCAGGGTCGGCGACACGACCGAGGCTAAGGTGGATCTGTCGAAGGACAATGTGTTCTTCGGTGTCCGCGCGGTCGGGAAGAACGGTCACCGCGGTCCGGTCGCGTTTCCGACGCCCTTGAGTTGA